A region of the Paenibacillus sp. J23TS9 genome:
TTTTGATCTATATTTTTATTATCAATGAATTGAATAAGTAATCCAGCTGCCGCTCTGCCCATGTCGTAAGCAGGCTGTCTGATCGTCGTAAGAGACGGTGTCAGCAAGCTGCTGAGCGGAATATCATCAAAGCCGATGATCTGTACATCTTCCGGCACCTTTTTGCCGAGCCTGAGGGCTTCATGCAGAACCGCTGTCGCCACGATATCATTGCTGGCGATCACGCCATCGGTATCGGGATGCTGCTCGAATAATTCCTTTGCCCATGTACCCGCCTCTGTGAAGGAAAATGAGGAGGTTTCTATGACGTTAAAAGTTATTCCTTGATTACTCAGTTCATCTATCGCACCTTGATAACGGTCCTGTGCAGGCCGGATATGCTTGGGGCCTTGCATGACCGTAATCTGACGGCTCCCACGGTTTATCATCTCATGAGCAGCAATTTTCCCGCCCTCACGTCCGTCAGCATATACCGATGGGCGATTGTCCGCCGTCCGGTCGAGGAAGACAACCGGAATGTTCAGCTTCCGGTATGTATCGGTATCCGGATGGTTCGTGGAGGCAATGACGCCAACCACGTTATTTTGCACAAACGTCTGGATGTATTCTTTTTCTTTTTTTATATTTTCATCACTATTGCCGAAGATAATCCGCAAATCGTTCTCCTGCATCTCATCCTCCACCCCGCGGGCAAGCTCTGGAAAGAAGGGGTTCGTGATATCCGGAAGCAGCAGGCCAATCAGCCTCGATTTGCGTTTATACAGAGATCTTGCGACCTCATTGGGCGTATAGTGGAGCTCGCTGATAGCGGTTTCAACCTTCTTGCGGGTATCTTCATGTACATATCCTGTCTCATTCAGTACACGCGAAACGGTCGCTACCGAAACCCCGGCATGCTTTGCTACATCTCTAATGGTTGCCATATCATGTTCTCTCCTCAATGTGGAACCGGTTACACATATAAAATACCACATGGTGCTCGTTTTGACAACAACGCTTTCAAAGTTATTTTATGGAAAGAATAAAAAACATGAAGCCGTACTTGGCCGAGGCTAGCATGGCTTCATGTCTTGTTTTATCGATCGTCGCAAGCATCCTTCGCAATTCTGTATGCTTACTTCACAGGAAATGTCATCTCAAGTTCTGGTATAAAGGTTTTTTCGCCGGTTTGGTAATTATCAATAAAAGGCCTTATCGTGATTGAATTCGGAATCTTCGGTAGAGGGTCTACATCCGTTGTCACGGCCATAAAATCGGTCCCCTTAATTCTGCTTCCAAAAGAAGATCCGGTGGTCATCACTTGATTACCATCCTGATCCACCAACAGGTAACCAAAATGGGGCCCTCTCTCGCTGGAATCTCTGACTCCATTATCCTCATGCATCGTCAATCGCGTCATGACGGGTGTAAATTCGATGCTTCCCAAGGCAATTTTGCATTTTTTCCATTCCTTGGCCGGATCATTGGATGTCACCACCCTGCTTGCGGTTTCATTCTTCTTCACGGGAATATCGAACAGAAACATTTCTTTCGGCATATCGACCAGACCGATTTTGAGATTCAGCGTAAACTGGTCCGGAAAGTTGTATTTTTTTCCGTCCTTGGAGCTGTATTCGGCATGGCTAATTGTAATAATCGTCGCAGAGGGCGCATTGGCACGTCCATAATTTTTCAAAGGACCACGGGACATCGTCATATCCACGATCTCTCCGTTCACCTTTCCGCTCATGCTGAAATCCCGGTTATTGAATTTATGGTCCGTAGTATCCTCTTCCAACACGAAATAGATACTTGATCCCGTATAGATCAGCTTCGTAATGCGAATGGTAACCCCATTTTTCGTGACACTTTGATTAATATCTTCAAGCATGCCTTTTTCTTCGGCAGTCTGAAGACCGATATGCTGAGTCAGCTTAAATAGATCCTGAATAAAAGGCAGCTCTTTCAAAGATTTGGCCATCGTGGGTGACACAAAAGCCGATGCCAGCAGAACAAGACATAGGATAAACACTGCTGCTGCAGAACCCCAGGCATATGTAAGCCCGCTTCTGCGCTTTACCC
Encoded here:
- a CDS encoding LacI family DNA-binding transcriptional regulator → MATIRDVAKHAGVSVATVSRVLNETGYVHEDTRKKVETAISELHYTPNEVARSLYKRKSRLIGLLLPDITNPFFPELARGVEDEMQENDLRIIFGNSDENIKKEKEYIQTFVQNNVVGVIASTNHPDTDTYRKLNIPVVFLDRTADNRPSVYADGREGGKIAAHEMINRGSRQITVMQGPKHIRPAQDRYQGAIDELSNQGITFNVIETSSFSFTEAGTWAKELFEQHPDTDGVIASNDIVATAVLHEALRLGKKVPEDVQIIGFDDIPLSSLLTPSLTTIRQPAYDMGRAAAGLLIQFIDNKNIDQNTIQMPVTFTERETTRKVEQQYG
- a CDS encoding DUF4179 domain-containing protein, whose protein sequence is MNPNDFETKLKQVAWIPSDELPAIVEMKMNEAFKELPSIGVKRRSGLTYAWGSAAAVFILCLVLLASAFVSPTMAKSLKELPFIQDLFKLTQHIGLQTAEEKGMLEDINQSVTKNGVTIRITKLIYTGSSIYFVLEEDTTDHKFNNRDFSMSGKVNGEIVDMTMSRGPLKNYGRANAPSATIITISHAEYSSKDGKKYNFPDQFTLNLKIGLVDMPKEMFLFDIPVKKNETASRVVTSNDPAKEWKKCKIALGSIEFTPVMTRLTMHEDNGVRDSSERGPHFGYLLVDQDGNQVMTTGSSFGSRIKGTDFMAVTTDVDPLPKIPNSITIRPFIDNYQTGEKTFIPELEMTFPVK